The Puntigrus tetrazona isolate hp1 chromosome 3, ASM1883169v1, whole genome shotgun sequence nucleotide sequence TACATGAACACGAACGAGAACTTGTTGATAGATGAGGTATGAACAGAGACTACCAAAGTAACCCTGTGGCACTCAGTACCTGCAAGGGATCAATACAGATCTCTGCTTCCTTTGTGAAAGTAAATGCATTGCAATCAGCCATTAACACTAAAGCTGCAGCAAAAAGAAGTGACCCTGGGCTGAGTTAGCGTGTCTCCATGGTGACAGCCTGTAGAGCATGTCTCTGAGGAAGAAGATCATGTGCACGCATGTTGGGGTCCCTGTAGACAAGTCAGATGAAGTGAAGCAAAGGGAATTCCATCAGTGCCTTATCCTTATAGAGCCAATTTAAGGTAATGAACTAAGATGAACTAAAGCCCTGATTATGATTTCACTCATTCAGGGAGTGCTTAAGCAATCTATTAAGCAATACTGAAATTgctacatttattaaacaacattattcattcaaaatacagcatatatttggGTCTGCAATGATCAGGCCATCAATTTTACATTGCTTAATCAAAATGTTACTGCAGAAGATATTTTTACAGTGGTCACACTGCAGTTCTTCCCAGCAAAAACAGGATGTTCATCTGTTAAGGCTGGCATTACTAATACTGTGTGGGTGTGGAAAAACTTTGGTGTTTATGCTGTTTTGACTGCTCACTAACCTAAAACCGTGACATCATGGTCACCCTGAGTCAACACAAGTCTAGAGTTTTATCTCCATACCTATGTCTGGAGggaactaaatatataaaacagttactgttcttttaaacatcaAGTTTTAATATATCAGATTCTCTATAACTGATATCTTAAATTtcaacaaaaactgaaattcaAACGGTCTTGCTTTCGTACGTTCTAAAATTACAGTACAATACTGATTTGTACAGTACAAAGCATGATTTGCTAAAAGTATTGCTGTACCTACTGAATGCTACTATTTCCATTCTTCTGAAAaaatcccccccaaaaaattcaGATACATAGAAAGATTTCAGCtaccaaaaacataaacaacTAAGATGTAGCGACCAACATCTGGTTGTATTCAGCAATACCATTTATAGTTGACCTTTACTCTGCATCAATATATTTGCAGCGGACACCTCTGCCAAGGCTGGTCCTCTGCGGTCGCCCAAGGCGAATTAGACGAGGGAGGTGGTTCCAGGAGTAGGCCAGTCGGGCGGAGACCATGTCGAGGGTGACGTCACTGAATTCTGCCCACAGGTTGGCGGGTACCATCTCCTTTACAAGTTTGGGTAGAACGACAGAGTCTGGCAGAAACCCATTAACTCCTCCGAGGAGAAGATGGCAGAGGGCCCGAGACTGTAAGCTCTCCTTCAGACTGCGAAGAAGATCATCTAGCCGGTCCACAAGGCAGCACTCATCCCAGGATTCAGGGGGTGTACTAAGCAGCAGACGAAGCCATGTGGTCTTCAAAGCATAGGATGATAGCACCCCTCCCCACTCAGCTCCAGACTTCTGATCCAGAGTCTCTCCACTGAGGTTACGAACTTCTTTGAGAAGCTGAAGGCACTTCAGGTGACACGAGTTGGGGGGGAGTCTACCTTTTAGCCAAGCCAGCAGTCTCTGCTCCTGTCTGGGAAAGTACACCGTCCAAAGGTCTTCTCCCCGCTGGCCCTGCCGGGATGCTACCAAGAAGGCACCATCGGCAAGAGGAAAGGCTGGGATCAGGCGGATGCCCATGGAGATGTGGCAGCAGACATAATCGGAGCGAGGGGTCAGGCGGAGGAGCACCTGTTGCTCCTCACTGAGAGACAGGCTGAGGGAGCAGCGCTGCTCAAACGGGTAACGGACAGCGGCGAGGCAGCGCTGGGTGGCTGTGTAAAACCAGCGCTGCACAGATTCTGGGCTCATCCTATAGACACTCTGAGCGCTGTGCAGGTGCATAAACGTGTCCATGAAGGCCTTGTGACGGCGTGTCCATTCTGCCTTGCGAGGCGTGTTTAGCGTGCAAAGCGGTGGCCCCCCAGGTTTGCCAGTGTAAACGCCAGCCTCCAATTTTAGCCCACGGGGTGCCCTCAGAGGCACGAGAATGTCAAAGCAATCCGGTGAGCCCACCTTGTGCTCCTCATAGGAGCTGCCGATCTGGATGAAGTCACCGCGGAAGGCCAGAGAAGACTCCGGTGGGACGTCGGTCCGACCTACTCTGACAAGTTCACTCACCAGCTTGGCGACATGGGCTTTGCTGTGGCCCAGCACGTGCGGCGAAAGACGCACATGCCTCTCGTAGTGATCGTCCAACAGCTCTCTCTTGGAGACCCCTGACTTTCCGTGAACCTCCGAGACTTTGTGGAAACCCCTCCTAGCAGTGCCAGGTTGAGTTGAGCAGTACTTTATGAAGAAGTAGCATAAGATAAAAGCTAGGATGTACTTGAAGAGTGTAACAGCCCCGGGTCCCTGGTCAGTGCAGTCGTTCTCTTGGTCCTCGGCTCCTCTGAAGATGTACTGGTGCAGTAGCAGAAGAGCAGTGAGGAGGCAAGTGACCAGCGGCCAGAACAACCTGAGGTTCAGGGTGTAAAcgctcatcctcctcctccctgTTCTCTTCCAGTCCACTCCAGCTCTGTGGGAAAAGTTGGGGCTAGCCCATTGTGAACCACTCGCCCAGATGCTGAAAAAAAGGCCGAGCTGATGTTCTTTCAGTCCTCTCGAGAAAAAACTGTTGTGTAGGGGCAAGTTTACCTTGTGAAGTTTTTTTGCAGATGCGGCATGTGCCGAGGGCAAGAGAAGTCCTCTCATTCAGGATGTTTGAAAATCCCCCCTTTTGTCGCAAGTGAGCACTGTGTGAAACAGGAGAGTGGGCTCTCAGTGTGTGAGCTCAGAGGAAATGCCAAACTCTTGAGAGAGgaatttctgtttaaaaaaaagaggcgTTCAAAACTCAGAGCCTGTCCACACTCCTCCTCCCTCTTCTCTTAAAGAAACAGACCTCAAAATGGGAAGTGCCAACTGACAGAATGGGCCCTTAACTTAGAGGTTTAGACAGCACGATTACCTCTAAATACATGTATGGGTTGAAAAAACATACCattctaaacattttaagtgttaATAGTAAACATAAACAGTGAAATGCTTAAAAGACAGTTCAATCCTAAAACTCACCCTCGGTTTGGTTTTAAATCTGTACAAGTGCCCTTtttcctttaaaacacaaaaggaaattGTTTTTCAATAATACCATCACACAACTCCTTTACTAAAATGTTaagaataaattacagaaaattatGTCAGCAGGGGTGTGGCCCCTATAAACACAGACGATCACTGAGAAAGTTTACAGAAACactatacacacaaacacacagtattTCACACAGTTCTCTGTGAATGGAGTGTCACAGTAAGAAATCAGTATCTTTGTTGATCCGTTACTGACCCCTAACCTCAGCGTGAGCCCTCCCCCGGTCACCCTTGACCCTGTGATGCTGAACAAGCAAGCACTGTCTTCTCTCTCATTCAGTACAAAAAGTGCTTCTATACTGCATCGGCCTATTAATATTATCTTTCTTTATAGACATAAGGTTTTAGAATGGCATGTTCAAAGCTTAGTCGAATACAGTTCACTTCCCTAATCACATCATCCAAAATGCACCAGGCCAGTGTACAGTGCacagaatttgaatttaagCAAATAGAGTCAGTGCACACTTTTATATCAGAAAAACCACAC carries:
- the LOC122342175 gene encoding inositol 1,4,5-trisphosphate receptor-interacting protein-like 2, with amino-acid sequence MRGLLLPSAHAASAKKLHKVNLPLHNSFFSRGLKEHQLGLFFSIWASGSQWASPNFSHRAGVDWKRTGRRRMSVYTLNLRLFWPLVTCLLTALLLLHQYIFRGAEDQENDCTDQGPGAVTLFKYILAFILCYFFIKYCSTQPGTARRGFHKVSEVHGKSGVSKRELLDDHYERHVRLSPHVLGHSKAHVAKLVSELVRVGRTDVPPESSLAFRGDFIQIGSSYEEHKVGSPDCFDILVPLRAPRGLKLEAGVYTGKPGGPPLCTLNTPRKAEWTRRHKAFMDTFMHLHSAQSVYRMSPESVQRWFYTATQRCLAAVRYPFEQRCSLSLSLSEEQQVLLRLTPRSDYVCCHISMGIRLIPAFPLADGAFLVASRQGQRGEDLWTVYFPRQEQRLLAWLKGRLPPNSCHLKCLQLLKEVRNLSGETLDQKSGAEWGGVLSSYALKTTWLRLLLSTPPESWDECCLVDRLDDLLRSLKESLQSRALCHLLLGGVNGFLPDSVVLPKLVKEMVPANLWAEFSDVTLDMVSARLAYSWNHLPRLIRLGRPQRTSLGRGVRCKYIDAE